One segment of Nyctibius grandis isolate bNycGra1 chromosome 11, bNycGra1.pri, whole genome shotgun sequence DNA contains the following:
- the FBXO22 gene encoding F-box only protein 22 produces the protein MEATGKGAFVLGNLAEVVERVLGFLPTKALLRAACVCRLWRECARRILRARQRLAWVSALEPGPTESHALVRALARELEKVHVLPQTVLYIADAETFSGHEECHEQKKARKRNSKETAIALEKLLPKRCQVLGLVTPGIVVTPMGSSSNQPQEIEEGEAGFALLFPKIDGVKIHTFHFSKDLKNRVFDESKFAEAGLKNNPDLRVVLLFGYNSWKSGATRFLHQIVNPLNEKSIILAGGQVESFTSLTSENTSAQPGDACGVVGLAFSGPQIQSATVLLDQDVADERTAEAAMQRLKAANIPEHNTIGFMFACVGRGYRYYKTKRNMEADAFRKFFPNVPLFGFFGHGEIGCDRIVTGNFVLRECNDIKDDLLHGYTTVMTLIHLGSTKGNQV, from the exons ATGGAGGCCACGGGCAAGGGCGCCTTCGTCCTCGGCAACCTGGCCGAGGTGGTGGAGCGCGTCCTCGGCTTCCTGCCCACCAAGGCGCTGCTGCGCGCCGCCTG CGTGTGCCGGCTGTGGAGGGAGTGCGCCCGGCGGATCCTGCGGGCGCGGCAGCGCCTCGCCTGGGTGTCGGCGCTGGAGCCGGGCCCCACCGAGAGCCACGCGCTGGTGCGCGCGCTGGCCCGCGAGCTGGAG AAGGTGCACGTCCTGCCGCAGACCGTGCTGTACATCGCCGACGCGGAAACGTTCAGCGGGCACGAGGAGTGTCACGAGCAGAAGAAAG CCAGGAAAAGGAACAGTAAAGAAACAGCAATTGCGCTCGAAAAACTGTTGCCGAAGCGATGTCAGGTTCTTGGACTGGTCACCCCAGGGATTGTAG TTACCCCTATGGGTTCAAGCAGCAATCAGCCTCAAGAAATTGAAGAGGGCGAAGCTGGGTTTGCTCTGTTGTTTCCCAAAATCGATGGGGTGAAAATTCATACCTTCCATTTTTCAAAAGACTTGAAGAACAGGGTCTTTGATGAAAGTAAATTTGCTGAAGCAG GTCTGAAGAATAACCCAGATCTCCGGGTGGTTCTTCTGTTTGGCTACAACTCCTGGAAGTCTGGAGCAACTCGATTTCTTCATCAAATAGTCAATCCTTTGAATGAGAAAAGTATCATCCTGGCTGGGGGACAAGTGGAGAGCTTTACATCACTGACCTCTGAGAA TACCAGTGCCCAGCCCGGCGACGCCTGCGGTGTGGTTGGGCTGGCTTTCAGCGGCCCCCAGATCCAGAGCGCCACTGTTTTGTTAGACCAGGATGTAGCTGATGAGAGGACAGCGGAAGCCGCCATGCAGCGTCTCAAAGCAGCAAACATCCCCGAGCATAACACCATTGGCTTCATGTTTGCGTGTGTTGGCAGAGGATACCGGTATTATAAAACCAAAAGGAATATGGAAGCCGATGCGTTTAGGAAGTTTTTTCCAAACGTTCCCCTCTTTGGCTTTTTTGGACATGGGGAAATAGGATGTGATCGAATAGTTACTGGGAATTTCGTATTAAGAGAATGTAATGACATAAAGGATGACCTGCTGCATGGTTATACTACCGTTATGACTCTTATTCATCTTGGTTCAACTAAAGGAAACCAAgtgtaa